From Brienomyrus brachyistius isolate T26 chromosome 18, BBRACH_0.4, whole genome shotgun sequence, one genomic window encodes:
- the LOC125712986 gene encoding thymosin beta-a-like: MSDNPVSKEVQTFDKKCLKKTNTAEKNKLPTKEDIEQEKKECRIPPTN; the protein is encoded by the exons ATGAGTGACAACCCAGTCAGTAAGGAGGTGCAGACCTTCGACAAGAAATGTCTAAAGAAGACCAACACGGCAGAAAAGAATAAACTGCCGACCAAAGAAG atattgagcaagaaaaGAAGGAATGTCGTATTCCTCCAACCAACTGA